Within Vigna unguiculata cultivar IT97K-499-35 chromosome 2, ASM411807v1, whole genome shotgun sequence, the genomic segment TCCCAGTTCCATTCACTATAATTTTCCCTTCTAACTGGCAATTGCCAAGTGCCAACCACTCTCTTCTTTTAGTCAACCTTCTTTGACTCCGTCTTTTTCATCCATTAATGCTGAGAGAGACCATGAGCATCCAAGACCAGAACCACATGTAAAGCAATCAACcagaaaggaaaaggaaaaggaacaATACCAACCCCACTtcctcctttcttcttcttttttctctctctttagaTTTGAATCAGATTAAATTAAACCCGTCACCAAATACTCCATCTTCACcctttttcaaaagaaaaatatcgaTGGGTGGATTCAGTGTCGGTCGGTCCAAGTTTTGAAGAGAtcagaaaaggaaaaggaacaCAATTGTATCGAACATGTGAACACATGGAAGGAACACCTACCCATCAATTAATTAATCTCCTTCGAGAGTAAAATTTTCAAGTGTACAAGCCATGAATGGCATGATCAGAATATAGAATATACTCTGTGATGGGAAATCGGTGATTAATTAATCAGCTAAGAAGATTCTAGGATAAGATTAGTGGTAGCTTCGACTGCAGAGAGTGTGTGATTGTGTTCACCTTCATAGGTCACTACCAACATAGAAGGGTCATCCAGAGCCCTCTCTACATGCTTCCGCGCTGGACACCCTCTAACACTGCTGCACTTGTAATAGCCCCTGCAATCAATAATTCAACACAAAAATAAACCTCACTTCACCTATTCAAAATTAACTCCACAACAGAACATGGGAAATGACAGAAACCAAGCGATGATGATAAGATCTTTCTAAATTTAGTCACAcgggaaagagaaaaaaaggggAAACAAATGAACTTAACAAAACAAGGGTacgttttgaaatttgaaatcgAAGGGTGAAAGAGCAAATTAAACGATGGAATGTTGTTCTATGCACCTTGGATGAGGAGATCCTTTAATGGGTTTCTGTCCGTATTTCCTCCAAGAATAATCATCTGGCGGAATATCAGCCATCTTCAAACTTATTGCGGGTACCCTCACCACCCTCTTCAACCTCATTTTTCTGCTGCATATCACCAATCCAAAATATAATGCATCAGAACCAGACATCACAGAAACAGTTTCCTTTTccaaacaatttttaaaaagagaGAAGGATTGACATATAGCTACCTCTTCTTTGAGCAATGGCATCGGCTAGAGGAACTGCCGCACTTGGCAGAACCCAAATTATCAGAGCTGCACTTCCTCTTCAAGGAAGAGGTAGAAATAGGAGGCTTTCCCGCGGAGGAGACCTGAGAGAGATTCGTGATCTGAAAAGGCGTAGCGGCCGCAGGCGACGAGGAAGAGGGCTGTTTAGTGTCGGTGTCGCCGGTGAGGGAGGAGACGAAGGAATTAGAATAAGAGAAGTTGATGGTCTTGGAAGAGTCCTTTGTCTCAATCGGTCCATTTTTGGGGATGAAAGGGTGTTCGGTGGGGGGCGGGATCTGCTGCAGCGGCGTTGCACGGTAGAATCTGGGTTCGGAaggaggtggaggaggaggaggaggaggaggcaCAGGGGCTCTTCTGAAACGCGCGTGACCGGTTCTTGTTCGGCCGAGAAGCGAAATGACCTTCTTGAACTTGGAAACCGCCACGTCAGCGACAGCTCCGTAATCGGATTCAATTTCCATGGAAGACTTTGAATTGGTCGCGTGCGATTGTTGTTGAAGTTGTTGGAGCTGAGCGTGTGACAGCAACCTGATGAGCTTCTCCACGCTCTCTAGCCCTGACGCGGCTTCACGAACCGCATCCTCTTCCGCGAAAGTGTCGTTCCTATAACCCATCATCAGCTCCACAGGCATAGTTGCatcaaagagagagagaaagggttCGGAAGGAGATGGTGAAGACCAAACCAAGATAAAAGAGGGTCATAGGGTACCCTGGTCAAGTCAtgccaaaacaaaatttaaatattaaataaaaaattaaaaaaattaaaaaaaacgatAGTGGCTTGTTTGGTCCACTAGGTCACTGTACTGTCACGCTAGCTAGCTAACCCT encodes:
- the LOC114173913 gene encoding probable WRKY transcription factor 15 isoform X2 produces the protein MPVELMMGYRNDTFAEEDAVREAASGLESVEKLIRLLSHAQLQQLQQQSHATNSKSSMEIESDYGAVADVAVSKFKKVISLLGRTRTGHARFRRAPVPPPPPPPPPPSEPRFYRATPLQQIPPPTEHPFIPKNGPIETKDSSKTINFSYSNSFVSSLTGDTDTKQPSSSSPAAATPFQITNLSQVSSAGKPPISTSSLKRKCSSDNLGSAKCGSSSSRCHCSKKRKMRLKRVVRVPAISLKMADIPPDDYSWRKYGQKPIKGSPHPRGYYKCSSVRGCPARKHVERALDDPSMLVVTYEGEHNHTLSAVEATTNLILESS
- the LOC114173913 gene encoding probable WRKY transcription factor 15 isoform X1 is translated as MPVELMMGYRNDTFAEEDAVREAASGLESVEKLIRLLSHAQLQQLQQQSHATNSKSSMEIESDYGAVADVAVSKFKKVISLLGRTRTGHARFRRAPVPPPPPPPPPPSEPRFYRATPLQQIPPPTEHPFIPKNGPIETKDSSKTINFSYSNSFVSSLTGDTDTKQPSSSSPAAATPFQITNLSQVSSAGKPPISTSSLKRKCSSDNLGSAKCGSSSSRCHCSKKSRKMRLKRVVRVPAISLKMADIPPDDYSWRKYGQKPIKGSPHPRGYYKCSSVRGCPARKHVERALDDPSMLVVTYEGEHNHTLSAVEATTNLILESS